The sequence CCAGGATGCCGAGGTGGAAGTAGGCAGTGCGCTGCGAGACGCGCGCGGCCTGCTGCATGGAGTGTGTGACGATGGCGATGGTGTAGTTCTGCTTGAGTTCGTCGATTAGGTCCTCGATGCGCGCCGTGGCGATGGGGTCGAGCGCCGAACACGGCTCGTCCATCAGCACCACCTCCGGGTTCACCGCGATGGCGCGCGCGATGCACAGGCGCTGCTGCTGCCCGCCGGAAAGGCCGGTGCCCGGCTGATCAAGGCGATCCTTCACCTCTTTCCACAGGCCGGCCCGCTCCAGCGAGTTGTGCACGATTTCCTCGAGGTCCGTCTTGTCGCGCGCCATGCCGTGAATGCGCGGGCCGTAGGCGACGTTCTCGAAGATCGATTTCGGGAACGGGTTGGGCTTCTGGAACACCATCCCGACGCGGGCGCGGAGCTGCACCACGTCCAGCTTCTTGTCGTAGATGCTCTCGCCATCGAGGAGGATCTCCCCGGTCACGCGCGCGATATCGATGGTGTCGTTCATGCGATTGAGGCAGCGCAGGAAAGTCGACTTGCCGCAGCCCGAGGGGCCGATCATGGCGATGACCTCGTTGCGTCCCACGTCGAGCGAAACGTCCATCACGGCCTGCTTGTCGGCGTAATAGACGTCGACGTTGCGGCAGGTCATCACCGGGTCGGGATGCGTGTAGTCGCCGATGGTCTTGCCCGGGACGGCCTCGGTAGTGCCCTCCATGCGCGGCTTCTCGGAGATCGCTCGGTTCACTTCAGCTGGCATTACAACCCCTTTCTCTGGCGGAGTTTTCCTCAGTACTTCGTTCATGTCTGTATATCCCGCTCCGCTACCAGCGGCGCTCGAACTTGCGCCGCAGGAACACCGCGAGCAGGTTCATCACGAGCAGGAACCCCAGCAGCACGATGATCGCGGCGGAGGTGCGCTCGACAAAGGCCCGCTCGGGGCTGTCCGCCCAGAGGAAAATCTGCACCGGGAGCGCCGTGGAGGGGTCAGTGAATCCCTGCGGCACGTCGACGATGAAAGCGACCATGCCGATCATCAGCAGCGGTGCGGTCTCGCCCAGCGCCTGCGCCATGCCGATGATGGTGCCGGTGAGCATGCCGGGCATGGCCAGCGGCACCACGTGATGAAAGGTGGTCTGCATCTTCGATGCGCCCATCCCGAGCGCCGCCTCGCGGATCGAGGGCGGGACGGCCTTCAGCGCGGCGCGGCTGGCGATGATGATGGTCGGCAGCGTCATCAGCGACAGCACCAGCCCGCCGACCAGTGGTGCTGAGCGCGGCATGCCGAAGTAGTTCAGGAACACGGCCAGGCCGAGCAGGCCGAAAACGATCGACGGCACCGCGGCGAGGTTGTTGATGTTCACCTCGATGAGGTCGGTCCAGCGATTCTTGGGCGCGAACTCCTCGAGATAAACAGCCGCGGCGATGCCGATGGGGAAACTCAAGATAAGCGTCACCAGCAACATGTAGAAGGAGCCCTTCAAGGCCCCGAGGATGCCGGCCAGCTCGGGATCGCGCGAATCGCCGTTGGTGAACAGCGCAGTATTGAACTTCAGCTCGAGGCGATCCCTGGCCGCCATGGCGTCGATCCAGCCGAGCTGCTTGTCGCTCAGCCGCCGCTCGCCCTCGGGAACGTCTGCGGAAATCCTGCCCTTGCGGTACATGTCGACGTCGTCGTCCGCGGGGACCCACATCTGGATGGTCTGCCCCACCAGGGAGGGGTCCGCCAACACCATGTTCTGCAACTGGTACATCGCACCGGTGCTCACCAGGCTGCTAAGCGCACGCCGCTCGCTGCGACTGGTCACCTCGGGAAAGAGGTCGTAGAGACTGTTGCGCACCACCGCAAGGTAATTGCCGGCGCGCAACGAGGCTTCCGAGCCGTCGCCGTCCGGATCCACCACCTCGGCGTCGAGGTTGAACTCGAGCTGCATGTAGGTCTGCTGGAAGGCGGTGTACCCGTTGCTGATGATGCTGGTCAGAAGCAGGCCGAGAAAGCTGAGGGCCAGCACCAGGGCGATGATGCCGTAGGCCTTGAAGCGCGCCTCGGCACGATAGCGGCGCGGCAGGCTGGCGCGCACCACTTCCAGGACCGGGGAGCGCCCCTCCCCGCCTGCGTTATTCGTACTGTTCACGATACTTCCTCACCACGTGCAGGGCGATGACGTTGAGAATCAGGGTGACCACGAACAGCACCAGGCCCAGCGCGAAGGCCGCCAGGGTCTTGGCGCTGTCGAACTCCTGGTCGCCGACCAGCAGCGTCACGATCTGCACCGTCACCGTGGTCACCGCCTCGAGCGGGTTGGCGGTCAGGTTGGCCGCCAGGCCGGCTGCCATCACCACGATCATGGTCTCGCCGATGGCGCGCGAAACCGCCAGCAGGAAGCCGCCGACAATGCCCGGCAGCGCCGCCGGGATGATCACCTGCTTGATGGTCTCGGCCTTGGTGGCGCCGAGCGCATAGGCGCCGTCGCGCATGGCCTGCGGCACGGCGTTGATGACGTCGTCCGAGAGCGACGAGACGAAGGGAATGATCATGATGCCCATCACCAGGCCCGCGGCGAGGGCGCTCTCGGAGGCCACGTCGAGGCCGAGGGTCACGCCCATGGCCCTCACCTGCGGCGCCACCACCAGCGCGGCGAAGAAGCCGTACACCACGGTGGGCACGCCGGCGAGGATCTCCAGCAGCGGCTTGGCGACTGTGCGCATCTGCCGCGGCGCGTACTCGGCCAGGTAGATGGCCACCATCAACCCGATCGGGCCGGCCACCAGCATGGCGATGAAAGAGATGAGCAGCGTGCCGGCGAACAGCGGCACGGCGCCGAAAGCGCCGGAAGCGCCGACCTGGTCGGCGCGTAGCGCCGTCTGCGGGCTCCAGTTGAGGCCGAACAGGAACTCGGTGATCGGCACGCGCTGGAAGAAACGGATGGACTCGAACAGCACCGAAAGCACGATGCCGAGCGTGGTGAAAATGGCCAGTGTCGAGGAGGCGATCAGGAAGACGAGCGCAAGATTCTCGACCCGGTTGCGGGCGCGCAGCGTCATGGAGATGCTGCGGTAGCCGAAGGCCAGCCCGCCGATGGCGAGGGCGAACACCAGCACGGTGCGCAGCGTGGCGCTGGCGCCTTGCAACTCGACATACCGCGCCGCGGCCGCCTGGACGGCCTCCGACTGCTGCCCGGTGACGATATTGCCGACGACCGCGTTGCGCACGTCGTTCATGAACAGCCCGAGACGAGCGGCCTCGAGCGCCTGGATTTCCGCCGGCAGGTCGGCGATGACCAGCCGCTCGAAGACCACGGGCTCCGCGACACGCCAGGCGAACAGGAACAGGATGGCCGGCACGCCGACCAGCACGGCGGCCCAGGTGCCGTAATGCGACGGCAGGGAGTGCAGCCCCCGGATACCACCGGCGGCGTCCGCGAGCGCAAGGGAGCGTCGCTTCCCCAGCACGAAGGCGGCTGCGCTCATGACGAGCAATACGAGGACGACCGTGGAAAGTGGCATGCGGGACTCGTATCCGGCTCAGGCCGGCTCACAGTCTAGTGAGTTGCGGGGGCGACGGCCAGCCCGGCCGCCGCCCCCGACGATACCTCCGATGAGAGGCCCGGGCTTGCGCCGGCGATTACATGGCCTCGAGGTTCTTCACCCGGTTGGCCACCGCCTTGCGATCGGCCTCCGGCAGGGGAATCAGGCCACGGTCGACGAGGTAGCCCTCGGGACCCACGGCCTTGTCACTGGTGAACTCGGCCAGGAATTCGCGCATGCCCGGGATCACGCCCACGTGCGCCTTCTTGGCATAGAAGAACAGCGAACGAGAGATCGGGTAGCTGCCGTCGGCGATGGCCTCGAAGGTCGGGGACACGCCATTGATGGCCTTGCCCTTCAGTACGTCGCTGTTCTGGTCGAGGAAGCTGAAACCGAAGATGCCCAGTGCCTGGGGGTTCGCCTGCAGCTTCTGCACGATCAGGTTGTCGTTCTCGCCGGCCTCGACGTAACCGCCGTCCTCACGGACGGTGTGGCACACGGCCTTGTACGCGTTCTTGTCGGCCGACTTCATCGCGGCGATCCACGGGTAGGTCTTGCAACCGCCCTCCATGGCCAGCTCGACGAAAGCGTCGCGCGTGCCGGAGGTCGGGGGCGGGCCGAGCACCTCGATCTTGATATCGGGCAGCGCGGCATTGACCTGCTTCCAGGTCATGTAGGGGTTCTTCACCAGCTTGCCGCTGTCGGGGTTGGCCGGGTCCGGCACCTCGGCAGCCAGCGCCAGCCAGACGTCCCTCAGCGACAGGTCGTAGCTGGGACCCGCCTTGGAGTTGGACATGACGATGCCGTCGAAGCCGACCTTGACCTCGATGATCTCGGCGACGCCGTTCGACTTGCACAGCTCGACCTCGCTGCTCTTGATGGCGCGCGAGGCATTCGTGATGTCCGGATGCTCGACGCCGACGCCGGCGCAGAACAGCTTCAGGCCGCCGCCCGAGCCGGTCGACTCGACCTTCGGGGTCTTGAAGGCGGTCGAGCGACCGAAGTTTTCGGCCACCACGGTGGTGAACGGGTAGACGGTCGACGAACCGACAATGAAGATAGAATCACGGGCAGACTGGGCGTGGGCGGAGCCGGCCATGAGCAGCACAGCAGCGACCGAGGCCGTCGTCAGGGTCTTCTTGATCACAGGTATCCCCTCGGGTTGGGTTGGTTTGACTGGCGCAAGTTATACCGGCGACGTGTTACAGCTTTGTTGCAGCGAGTCCCGTGCCGAGGCCTCGAGCTGCAAGCCAATTCTCCGCCACAAATGCTTTTTTTACGTAGAGTTACAAAGGCTATTTCGCGCAATGTGTAATATTTCTGACAGCCCCGCGGTCGTGGCGGTATGAGTATAGGACAGGTCCTCGAGCTGGCCCGCGAGCTGGTACGCCGTCCGTCGGTGACGCCCGAGGATGCGGGCTGCCAGGCCCTCATGGCGGAGCGCCTCGAGCGCCTCGGCTTTCACCTCGAGCACCTGCGCTTTGGCGAGGTGGACAACTTCTGGGCGCGCCGCGGGAGCACCGGCCCGGTGCTGTGCTTTGCCGGTCATACCGACGTGGTGCCGACCGGGCCGCTCGAGTCCTGGACGCACGAACCCTTCGCTGCCGAGGTCCGGGACGGCCTGCTGTGGGGCCGCGGCGCGGCG comes from Thioalkalivibrio sp. XN279 and encodes:
- the pstB gene encoding phosphate ABC transporter ATP-binding protein PstB: MEGTTEAVPGKTIGDYTHPDPVMTCRNVDVYYADKQAVMDVSLDVGRNEVIAMIGPSGCGKSTFLRCLNRMNDTIDIARVTGEILLDGESIYDKKLDVVQLRARVGMVFQKPNPFPKSIFENVAYGPRIHGMARDKTDLEEIVHNSLERAGLWKEVKDRLDQPGTGLSGGQQQRLCIARAIAVNPEVVLMDEPCSALDPIATARIEDLIDELKQNYTIAIVTHSMQQAARVSQRTAYFHLGILVEVGPTDHIFTTPSHKLTEDYITGRFG
- the pstA gene encoding phosphate ABC transporter permease PstA, giving the protein MNSTNNAGGEGRSPVLEVVRASLPRRYRAEARFKAYGIIALVLALSFLGLLLTSIISNGYTAFQQTYMQLEFNLDAEVVDPDGDGSEASLRAGNYLAVVRNSLYDLFPEVTSRSERRALSSLVSTGAMYQLQNMVLADPSLVGQTIQMWVPADDDVDMYRKGRISADVPEGERRLSDKQLGWIDAMAARDRLELKFNTALFTNGDSRDPELAGILGALKGSFYMLLVTLILSFPIGIAAAVYLEEFAPKNRWTDLIEVNINNLAAVPSIVFGLLGLAVFLNYFGMPRSAPLVGGLVLSLMTLPTIIIASRAALKAVPPSIREAALGMGASKMQTTFHHVVPLAMPGMLTGTIIGMAQALGETAPLLMIGMVAFIVDVPQGFTDPSTALPVQIFLWADSPERAFVERTSAAIIVLLGFLLVMNLLAVFLRRKFERRW
- the pstC gene encoding phosphate ABC transporter permease subunit PstC — encoded protein: MPLSTVVLVLLVMSAAAFVLGKRRSLALADAAGGIRGLHSLPSHYGTWAAVLVGVPAILFLFAWRVAEPVVFERLVIADLPAEIQALEAARLGLFMNDVRNAVVGNIVTGQQSEAVQAAAARYVELQGASATLRTVLVFALAIGGLAFGYRSISMTLRARNRVENLALVFLIASSTLAIFTTLGIVLSVLFESIRFFQRVPITEFLFGLNWSPQTALRADQVGASGAFGAVPLFAGTLLISFIAMLVAGPIGLMVAIYLAEYAPRQMRTVAKPLLEILAGVPTVVYGFFAALVVAPQVRAMGVTLGLDVASESALAAGLVMGIMIIPFVSSLSDDVINAVPQAMRDGAYALGATKAETIKQVIIPAALPGIVGGFLLAVSRAIGETMIVVMAAGLAANLTANPLEAVTTVTVQIVTLLVGDQEFDSAKTLAAFALGLVLFVVTLILNVIALHVVRKYREQYE
- a CDS encoding PstS family phosphate ABC transporter substrate-binding protein, translating into MKKTLTTASVAAVLLMAGSAHAQSARDSIFIVGSSTVYPFTTVVAENFGRSTAFKTPKVESTGSGGGLKLFCAGVGVEHPDITNASRAIKSSEVELCKSNGVAEIIEVKVGFDGIVMSNSKAGPSYDLSLRDVWLALAAEVPDPANPDSGKLVKNPYMTWKQVNAALPDIKIEVLGPPPTSGTRDAFVELAMEGGCKTYPWIAAMKSADKNAYKAVCHTVREDGGYVEAGENDNLIVQKLQANPQALGIFGFSFLDQNSDVLKGKAINGVSPTFEAIADGSYPISRSLFFYAKKAHVGVIPGMREFLAEFTSDKAVGPEGYLVDRGLIPLPEADRKAVANRVKNLEAM